In Janibacter alkaliphilus, the following proteins share a genomic window:
- a CDS encoding restriction endonuclease, with the protein MRRNFDLWMRANRGRKARPGEFLEGYVTYMYQSLLVLHAQNIRVTNGAKVADKRGNTYAIDVYFEFEVAGVRHRVAIECKDHKRRTTRDEVIAFHGKISDMPSTIGVFVSMKGFQSGALRYLEDHGIKYVDGETIPDFGRIIASWLGPIALPDESAIGQPFWTIRQAEDGEPTASWLLTPIEDSPPSNGTLPDRAIPLFLSRPEAMRYGRLRYGDDGTWCTCGLEQPSLRAMIDLAELDAVQFAIMYPFAHEGRRLYQCQVWSPLELSDEFIVVGAAIGTLGCPKRESGDG; encoded by the coding sequence ATGCGAAGAAACTTCGACCTGTGGATGCGAGCCAATCGCGGCCGAAAGGCGCGTCCGGGCGAGTTCCTCGAAGGCTACGTTACCTACATGTATCAGTCCCTGCTGGTCCTACATGCTCAGAACATCCGCGTCACCAACGGGGCGAAAGTCGCAGACAAGCGAGGAAACACCTATGCCATTGATGTCTACTTCGAGTTCGAGGTGGCAGGCGTTCGCCACCGCGTGGCTATCGAGTGCAAGGATCACAAGCGCCGAACAACGCGGGATGAGGTAATCGCGTTCCACGGCAAGATCAGTGACATGCCAAGCACGATTGGTGTTTTCGTGTCAATGAAGGGATTTCAAAGCGGCGCCCTAAGGTACCTGGAAGACCACGGCATCAAGTACGTGGACGGTGAGACGATTCCGGATTTCGGCCGGATTATCGCTTCCTGGTTGGGTCCAATCGCCCTGCCCGACGAATCCGCTATTGGTCAACCCTTCTGGACAATCAGGCAAGCGGAGGATGGGGAGCCGACGGCATCTTGGCTACTCACTCCCATCGAAGACAGTCCGCCATCGAACGGCACCTTGCCGGACAGGGCGATACCGCTGTTCCTCTCCCGACCAGAGGCGATGCGCTACGGGCGACTCAGGTACGGCGATGACGGGACGTGGTGCACTTGCGGCCTGGAACAACCGTCCCTTCGGGCGATGATTGATCTCGCCGAGCTCGATGCGGTGCAGTTCGCCATCATGTATCCCTTCGCGCACGAGGGACGTCGGCTCTACCAATGTCAGGTCTGGTCGCCACTGGAACTCTCGGACGAGTTCATCGTAGTCGGCGCTGCCATAGGGACGCTGGGGTGCCCGAAGAGGGAATCGGGTGATGGGTGA
- a CDS encoding ArsO family NAD(P)H-dependent flavin-containing monooxygenase, producing MTSSPGPQVSDPEVTNTEVVVIGGGQAGLAAGYFLRRAGAPFVILDAEDRPGGAWQHYWDSLHLFSPAAHSPLPGWPMPRQPGVEYPSADHVVDYLTAYEGRYELPVRRPVTVRAVRDDDDALAVETDRGTWRAGHVISATGSWRRPHRPRVTGGEDFAGRQLHTVDYRRPDPFAGQRVVVVGGGNSAAQILADLAPVAEATWCTLRPPRLMPDDVDGRVLFDVATQRAAARRHGQEAEGLGGLGDIVMVPSVRAARDRGALVAHPMFDRIAPDGVAWEDGSFVACDAIIWCTGFTPDLAHLAPLGLPTEGGMPRTEVTRCLDEPRLHLLGYGDRTGFASATLIGAGRTAKGAVAEITRG from the coding sequence GTGACCAGCTCACCCGGCCCCCAGGTCAGCGACCCGGAGGTCACCAACACCGAGGTCGTCGTCATCGGTGGCGGGCAGGCCGGGCTGGCCGCCGGGTACTTCCTGCGGCGGGCCGGAGCCCCCTTCGTCATCCTCGACGCGGAGGACCGGCCCGGTGGGGCCTGGCAGCACTACTGGGACTCGCTGCACCTCTTCTCCCCCGCGGCGCACAGCCCGCTGCCGGGGTGGCCGATGCCGCGCCAGCCCGGGGTCGAGTACCCGAGCGCCGACCACGTCGTGGACTACCTCACCGCCTACGAGGGGCGCTACGAGCTGCCGGTGCGCCGGCCGGTCACCGTGCGCGCCGTCCGCGACGACGACGACGCGCTCGCCGTGGAGACCGACCGCGGCACCTGGCGGGCCGGGCACGTCATCAGCGCCACCGGGTCGTGGCGGCGGCCGCACCGCCCACGGGTGACCGGCGGCGAGGACTTCGCCGGGCGTCAGCTGCACACCGTGGACTACCGCCGGCCCGACCCCTTCGCCGGGCAGCGGGTGGTCGTCGTCGGCGGCGGCAACTCGGCCGCGCAGATCCTCGCCGACCTCGCGCCGGTCGCCGAGGCCACGTGGTGCACCCTGCGCCCGCCCCGGCTCATGCCGGACGACGTCGACGGGCGGGTGCTCTTCGACGTCGCCACCCAGCGCGCCGCCGCCCGCCGGCACGGCCAGGAGGCCGAGGGGCTGGGTGGGCTCGGGGACATCGTCATGGTGCCGAGCGTGCGGGCGGCCCGGGACCGTGGCGCGCTCGTGGCGCACCCGATGTTCGACCGGATCGCCCCGGACGGGGTGGCCTGGGAGGACGGCTCGTTCGTCGCCTGCGACGCGATCATCTGGTGCACCGGCTTCACACCCGACCTGGCGCACCTCGCGCCGCTCGGGCTGCCCACCGAGGGCGGGATGCCGCGCACCGAGGTGACCCGCTGCCTGGACGAGCCGCGGCTGCACCTGCTCGGCTACGGCGACCGGACCGGCTTCGCCTCGGCCACCCTCATCGGCGCCGGGAGGACGGCGAAGGGAGCCGTCGCCGAGATCACCCGCGGCTGA
- the rsmI gene encoding 16S rRNA (cytidine(1402)-2'-O)-methyltransferase — MPLVLAATPIGDPRDAAPRLADELAAADVVAAEDTRRLRRLAVDLRVEPRGRVLSYHEHNEASRTEELVAAVAAGERVLLVTDAGMPSVSDPGYRVVRACVEADLPLTCVPGPSAVLMALAVSGLPVDRFCFEGFLPRKPGERARALAALADEPRTMVFFEAPHRVAVSLDAMAQALGPDRPAALCRELTKTYEEVRRGGLAELADGAREGVKGEITLVVAGAPPREVPLQQALEQVQALVADGVRLKDATRQVSASTGLSAKALYDAAVAAR; from the coding sequence ATGCCCCTGGTCCTGGCCGCCACCCCGATCGGAGACCCCCGCGACGCCGCCCCCCGGCTGGCCGACGAGCTGGCCGCCGCCGACGTCGTCGCCGCCGAGGACACCCGGCGGCTGCGCCGGCTGGCGGTCGACCTGCGGGTCGAGCCGCGCGGGCGGGTGCTCAGCTATCACGAGCACAACGAGGCCAGCCGCACCGAGGAGCTGGTCGCGGCCGTCGCCGCCGGGGAGCGGGTGCTGCTGGTCACCGACGCCGGCATGCCGTCGGTCTCCGACCCCGGCTACCGGGTGGTGCGCGCCTGCGTCGAGGCCGACCTGCCGCTGACCTGCGTGCCCGGGCCGAGCGCGGTGCTCATGGCGCTGGCCGTCTCCGGGCTGCCGGTGGACCGCTTCTGCTTCGAGGGCTTCCTGCCGCGCAAGCCGGGGGAGCGGGCGCGTGCGCTGGCCGCGCTGGCCGACGAGCCGCGCACGATGGTCTTCTTCGAGGCGCCGCACCGGGTCGCCGTCAGCCTGGACGCGATGGCTCAGGCGCTCGGCCCCGACCGGCCGGCCGCGCTGTGCCGCGAGCTGACCAAGACCTACGAGGAGGTGCGCCGCGGCGGGCTGGCCGAGCTCGCCGACGGCGCGCGGGAGGGCGTGAAGGGGGAGATCACTCTCGTCGTCGCCGGGGCCCCGCCGCGGGAGGTTCCGCTGCAGCAGGCGCTGGAGCAGGTGCAGGCGCTCGTCGCCGACGGGGTCCGGCTCAAGGACGCGACCCGCCAGGTGAGCGCGAGCACAGGGCTCTCCGCCAAGGCCCTCTACGACGCGGCCGTCGCCGCCCGCTGA
- a CDS encoding SRPBCC family protein gives MDVDVAVERVIACPVAEVAAVAGDPGNAPRWYRNITEVRWRTEPPVGVGSRMDFEARFLGRRLAYTYEAVALEPGRRLVMRTADGPFPMETTYTWEALGESATRMTLRNRGTPTGFAGLTAPLMERAMRRAMTGDLAALARLLES, from the coding sequence ATGGACGTCGACGTCGCCGTGGAGCGGGTGATCGCCTGTCCGGTCGCCGAGGTCGCTGCCGTCGCCGGGGACCCGGGCAACGCGCCCCGTTGGTACCGCAACATCACCGAGGTGCGCTGGCGCACCGAGCCGCCGGTCGGGGTGGGCTCGCGGATGGACTTCGAGGCGCGCTTCCTCGGGCGGCGGCTGGCCTACACCTACGAGGCGGTCGCGCTCGAGCCCGGGCGGCGGCTGGTGATGCGCACCGCGGACGGGCCCTTCCCGATGGAGACGACCTACACGTGGGAGGCGTTGGGGGAGAGCGCGACCCGGATGACCCTGCGCAACCGTGGGACGCCGACGGGCTTCGCCGGCCTCACCGCGCCGCTGATGGAGCGGGCCATGCGCCGGGCGATGACCGGCGACCTCGCGGCGCTGGCCCGGCTGCTCGAGAGCTGA
- a CDS encoding DMT family transporter, with amino-acid sequence MAWLVLILSGALEAVWAAALSASEGFRRRGPAALFVVGLIGSIGGLAWAMRELPTGTAYAVWVGVGATLTVLWGFVTKQERPTAARIALLVVLVGSVIGLKVVG; translated from the coding sequence ATGGCCTGGTTGGTCCTCATCCTCTCCGGAGCGCTGGAGGCGGTGTGGGCCGCCGCGCTCTCCGCCTCCGAAGGCTTCCGCCGTCGCGGCCCGGCCGCCCTCTTCGTCGTCGGCCTCATCGGCAGCATCGGCGGCCTCGCGTGGGCGATGCGCGAGCTGCCCACCGGCACCGCCTACGCCGTCTGGGTCGGCGTCGGCGCCACCCTCACCGTGCTGTGGGGCTTCGTCACCAAGCAGGAGCGCCCGACCGCCGCGCGGATCGCCCTGCTGGTCGTGCTCGTCGGCTCGGTCATCGGCCTGAAGGTGGTGGGTTGA
- a CDS encoding cytochrome c biogenesis CcdA family protein, which produces MITALPDTVADGALPLAAVIAALAGLVSFATPCVLPLVPGYLGYVTGLSETSLEERSKGRMVLGTLLFIAGFSAVFIIASMFVASIGMVLIEQRQLLLRIGGALVIVMALVFLGMGSQRTLRLPVKPATGLAGAPVLGAIFGLGWAPCVGPTLGAVLALSLTEDSLGRAVVLAIAYCVGLGLPFLLIAAAYERWAPVSSWLSRHQRGIQIFGGALLLVVGLLLVTGAWDNLTAWLQRHLINDFKVII; this is translated from the coding sequence ATGATCACCGCCCTCCCGGACACCGTCGCCGACGGTGCCCTGCCGCTCGCGGCCGTGATCGCCGCGCTCGCCGGGCTCGTCTCCTTCGCCACCCCCTGCGTGCTGCCGCTGGTGCCCGGCTACCTCGGCTACGTCACCGGCCTGTCCGAGACCTCCCTGGAGGAGCGGTCGAAGGGGCGGATGGTGCTCGGCACGCTGCTCTTCATCGCGGGCTTCTCCGCCGTCTTCATCATCGCCTCGATGTTCGTGGCGAGCATCGGCATGGTGCTGATCGAGCAGCGTCAGCTGCTCCTGCGCATCGGCGGGGCGCTGGTCATCGTCATGGCCCTGGTCTTCCTCGGGATGGGCAGCCAGCGCACCCTGCGGCTGCCGGTCAAGCCCGCCACCGGCCTGGCCGGCGCCCCCGTGCTCGGGGCGATCTTCGGCCTCGGCTGGGCCCCGTGCGTCGGCCCCACCCTCGGCGCGGTGCTGGCGCTCTCGCTGACCGAGGACTCCCTCGGCCGCGCCGTCGTGCTGGCGATCGCCTACTGCGTCGGTCTCGGTCTGCCCTTCCTGCTCATCGCCGCCGCCTACGAGCGCTGGGCCCCGGTCAGCTCCTGGCTGAGCCGGCACCAGCGCGGCATCCAGATCTTCGGCGGGGCGCTGCTGCTCGTCGTCGGCCTGCTGCTGGTCACCGGCGCCTGGGACAACCTCACCGCCTGGCTGCAGCGCCACCTCATCAACGACTTCAAGGTGATCATCTGA
- a CDS encoding TlpA family protein disulfide reductase — MTRIARTALTPRPTARRSTLGRRSAVAALAGAALVLTGCTGGDSVAEQAKAGDNKGYVAGDGQIVQYAPDERAEPVELAGETLEGDTWETSEHEGSVVVVNSWASWCGPCEKEAPELVATHEAYADEDDVEFIGIDYREPSKETGRAQAQAWGLPYDSIYDDAGTSAIQMQSKLSTTPATAVLDRQGRIASVVLGPVTESTLSSLIDDALEETSG; from the coding sequence ATGACCCGCATCGCCCGCACCGCCCTGACGCCCCGCCCCACCGCCCGGCGCAGCACCCTCGGCCGCCGATCCGCCGTCGCCGCCCTCGCCGGTGCCGCGCTCGTGCTCACCGGCTGCACCGGGGGCGACTCCGTCGCCGAGCAGGCGAAGGCGGGCGACAACAAGGGCTACGTGGCCGGTGACGGGCAGATCGTGCAGTACGCCCCGGACGAGCGCGCCGAGCCGGTCGAGCTCGCCGGGGAGACCCTCGAGGGCGATACCTGGGAGACCAGCGAGCACGAGGGCTCGGTGGTCGTCGTCAACTCGTGGGCCAGCTGGTGCGGGCCCTGCGAGAAGGAGGCCCCCGAGCTGGTGGCCACCCACGAGGCCTACGCCGACGAGGACGACGTCGAGTTCATCGGCATCGACTACCGCGAGCCGTCGAAGGAGACCGGCCGCGCCCAGGCGCAGGCCTGGGGCCTGCCCTACGACTCCATCTACGACGACGCCGGCACCAGCGCCATCCAGATGCAGAGCAAGCTGAGCACCACCCCGGCGACCGCCGTGCTCGACCGGCAGGGCCGGATCGCCTCGGTCGTCCTCGGCCCGGTCACCGAGTCCACCCTCAGCTCGCTGATCGACGACGCCCTGGAGGAGACCTCGGGATGA
- a CDS encoding YbaK/EbsC family protein, whose protein sequence is MTSGDVDRTGEGGVMSTEHVQAWLDERGAGLRVIEPKAGTATVDAAAAALGVVPGQIAKTLAVRAGERVLLLVTRGDARLDNARFRAAFGAKPRMLAREEAEELTGQPVGGVSPFGHPEGVEICCDESLRAFDVVYPAGGSPSSAVRTTPDQLAELTGAAWVDVMKPVD, encoded by the coding sequence GTGACGAGCGGCGACGTCGACAGGACGGGCGAAGGGGGCGTGATGAGCACCGAGCACGTGCAGGCCTGGCTCGACGAGCGCGGCGCCGGGCTGCGGGTGATCGAGCCGAAGGCGGGGACGGCCACGGTCGACGCGGCCGCCGCGGCGCTGGGGGTGGTGCCGGGGCAGATCGCCAAGACCCTGGCAGTGCGCGCGGGCGAGCGGGTGCTGCTGCTGGTCACTCGCGGCGATGCACGCCTGGACAACGCGCGCTTCCGCGCGGCCTTCGGCGCCAAGCCGCGGATGCTTGCGCGGGAGGAGGCCGAGGAGCTGACCGGTCAGCCGGTCGGAGGGGTCTCCCCCTTCGGCCATCCGGAGGGGGTCGAGATCTGCTGCGACGAGTCGCTGCGCGCCTTCGACGTCGTCTACCCGGCGGGCGGCAGCCCGAGCAGCGCGGTGCGGACCACCCCGGACCAGCTCGCTGAGCTCACCGGGGCGGCGTGGGTGGACGTCATGAAGCCGGTGGACTGA
- a CDS encoding YidH family protein: MESPAPDRRWPRSVYGTGEEPDYRFSMANERTFLAWIRTSLALLAAGVAVDALPTGYPEPLTRTAAGFLSVVALLSAVMAWRRWARVERAVREDRPIGGMRTGLVLAGAVLLMAMLGLILAVAV; encoded by the coding sequence GTGGAGTCACCTGCGCCGGATCGTCGCTGGCCCCGGTCGGTCTACGGCACCGGCGAGGAGCCGGACTACCGCTTCTCCATGGCCAACGAGCGCACCTTCCTCGCCTGGATCCGCACCTCGCTCGCGCTGCTGGCGGCCGGGGTGGCCGTGGACGCGCTGCCGACCGGGTACCCCGAGCCGCTGACCAGGACCGCGGCGGGCTTCCTCAGCGTCGTCGCGCTGCTCAGCGCGGTGATGGCCTGGCGGCGATGGGCGCGGGTGGAGCGGGCGGTGCGCGAGGACCGACCGATCGGCGGGATGCGCACCGGCCTGGTGCTGGCCGGCGCGGTGCTGCTCATGGCGATGCTTGGGCTGATCCTCGCGGTCGCGGTCTGA
- a CDS encoding DMT family transporter produces MPWIILLISAVFEAVWATALGMTDGLTEPLPTLVFAVALLLSMLGLGSALRHIPLGTAYAVWTGVGAALTVAYAIATGEESVSVAKLVFLVGIVGAVVGLKLVPHDEPAEVDGAPADAG; encoded by the coding sequence ATGCCGTGGATCATCCTGCTGATCAGCGCGGTCTTCGAGGCCGTGTGGGCGACCGCGCTCGGCATGACCGACGGGCTCACCGAGCCGCTGCCCACCCTCGTCTTCGCCGTCGCGCTGCTGCTGAGCATGCTCGGGCTGGGCAGCGCGCTGCGGCACATCCCGCTCGGCACCGCCTACGCGGTGTGGACCGGCGTCGGCGCGGCCCTGACCGTCGCCTACGCGATCGCCACCGGCGAGGAGAGCGTCTCGGTCGCCAAGCTCGTCTTCCTCGTCGGCATCGTCGGCGCGGTCGTCGGGCTCAAGCTCGTGCCGCACGACGAACCGGCCGAGGTGGACGGAGCCCCCGCCGACGCGGGCTGA
- a CDS encoding 2-phospho-L-lactate guanylyltransferase → MIALVPTKATQEAKSRLALPAPLHDDLVTAMREDVLAALSESSHIDRVVVVDEAGGLNAALQAASARLSATDPTSPVVVVPADLAALTPATLDAALAAATTALAPTGLAFVRDAEGSGTTLLVAATPDRLDPRYGPGSAEAHAQIATEVDADPRVRRDVDTLADLYAATALGLGPACAGALSAAATTGAR, encoded by the coding sequence GTGATCGCGCTCGTGCCGACCAAGGCGACCCAGGAGGCCAAGTCCCGCCTGGCGCTGCCCGCCCCGCTGCACGACGACCTCGTCACGGCGATGCGCGAGGACGTGCTCGCCGCCCTCAGCGAGAGTTCCCACATCGACCGGGTGGTCGTCGTCGACGAGGCGGGGGGCCTCAACGCCGCGCTGCAGGCCGCTTCCGCCCGGCTGAGTGCCACCGACCCCACGTCCCCGGTCGTCGTCGTCCCCGCCGACCTCGCCGCGCTCACCCCCGCCACCCTGGACGCGGCGCTCGCCGCCGCGACGACCGCGCTCGCCCCGACCGGGCTCGCCTTCGTCCGGGACGCCGAGGGCAGTGGCACCACCCTGCTCGTCGCCGCCACCCCGGACCGGCTCGACCCGCGCTACGGCCCGGGGTCGGCCGAGGCGCACGCCCAGATCGCCACCGAGGTCGACGCCGACCCGCGGGTGCGCCGCGACGTCGACACGCTCGCCGACCTCTACGCGGCCACCGCCCTCGGGCTCGGGCCTGCCTGCGCGGGCGCGCTCAGCGCAGCAGCAACGACAGGAGCTCGATGA
- a CDS encoding dolichyl-phosphate-mannose--protein mannosyltransferase, with protein MDRLEQLRWRLLGYVPSDRLLGWLGPLTMAVVGGILRFWSLDRPHQLVFDETYYVKQGASMLLFGTEMQWDGEGEEVDPLFTSGTIDVFQESQGDMVVHPPVGKWIIAAGEWVFGADSSWGWRVAVALLGTISILMVGRIARRLFRSSVLGTVASFLMVFEGHHFVHSRTGLLDLILMFFALAAFGALLIDRDWSRERLATKVARLDVRHFATGPWLLWRPWRLVAALSLGLATGTKWSGLYFFAAFGLMTVLWDVGARRAVGARNFVVAGIFKDGPWAFVTMSVIVLATYLGSFAGWFLGDRGYNRDWAAQHPGEGIQWLPPALRSLWEYHTEILSFHDNLTSPHSYESNPWSWMIQSRPTSFFYETKTEAAAGCDVEKCSKAISSVGTVSIWWVATIALVVLLFWWIFKRDWRAGAILAGFAGGWLPWFFLQHRTIFTFYTISFEPWVILAVVFLLGLALGAPGASTRRRQIGYLVVGAYCLVVLANFAFFWPIWTAQVIPYDHWRWRMWFPSWV; from the coding sequence ATGGACCGCCTGGAGCAGCTGCGATGGCGCCTGCTCGGGTACGTCCCCTCCGACCGACTGCTTGGCTGGCTCGGCCCGCTGACCATGGCCGTCGTCGGCGGGATCCTGCGCTTCTGGAGCCTGGACCGCCCGCACCAGCTGGTCTTCGACGAGACGTACTACGTCAAGCAGGGCGCCTCGATGCTGCTCTTCGGCACCGAGATGCAGTGGGACGGCGAAGGGGAGGAGGTTGACCCCCTCTTCACCTCCGGGACGATCGACGTCTTCCAGGAGTCCCAGGGCGACATGGTGGTCCACCCGCCGGTGGGCAAGTGGATCATCGCGGCCGGCGAGTGGGTCTTCGGCGCCGACTCCAGCTGGGGCTGGCGGGTGGCCGTGGCGCTGCTCGGCACGATCTCGATCCTCATGGTGGGCCGGATCGCGCGGCGGCTCTTCCGCTCCTCGGTCCTGGGCACGGTGGCGTCCTTCCTCATGGTCTTCGAGGGGCACCACTTCGTGCACAGCCGCACCGGGCTGCTGGACCTCATCCTCATGTTCTTCGCGCTGGCGGCCTTCGGCGCGCTGCTCATCGACCGTGACTGGTCACGAGAACGCCTGGCGACCAAGGTCGCCCGCCTCGACGTCCGTCATTTCGCCACCGGTCCGTGGCTGCTGTGGCGACCGTGGCGGCTGGTGGCCGCGCTCAGCCTCGGCCTGGCGACCGGGACGAAGTGGTCCGGGCTGTACTTCTTCGCCGCCTTCGGCCTGATGACGGTGCTGTGGGACGTCGGGGCGCGGCGGGCGGTCGGGGCGCGCAACTTCGTCGTGGCGGGCATCTTCAAGGACGGGCCGTGGGCCTTCGTGACGATGTCGGTGATCGTGCTGGCCACCTACCTCGGGTCCTTCGCCGGGTGGTTCCTCGGCGACCGGGGCTACAACCGGGACTGGGCGGCGCAGCATCCTGGCGAAGGGATCCAGTGGCTGCCGCCGGCGCTGCGCTCGCTGTGGGAGTACCACACCGAGATCCTCAGCTTCCACGACAACCTCACCTCGCCGCACAGCTACGAGTCGAACCCGTGGTCGTGGATGATCCAGTCCCGGCCGACGTCCTTCTTCTACGAGACGAAGACGGAGGCGGCGGCCGGCTGCGACGTGGAGAAGTGCAGCAAGGCGATCTCCAGCGTCGGCACCGTCTCGATCTGGTGGGTGGCCACGATCGCGCTGGTCGTGCTGCTCTTCTGGTGGATCTTCAAGCGGGACTGGCGGGCCGGGGCGATCCTCGCGGGCTTCGCCGGAGGGTGGCTGCCGTGGTTCTTCCTGCAGCACCGCACGATCTTCACCTTCTACACGATCTCCTTCGAGCCCTGGGTGATCCTCGCGGTGGTCTTCCTGCTGGGGCTGGCGCTCGGGGCGCCGGGCGCCAGCACCCGAAGGCGGCAGATCGGGTACCTCGTCGTCGGCGCCTACTGCCTCGTCGTGCTGGCCAACTTCGCCTTCTTCTGGCCGATCTGGACCGCGCAGGTCATCCCCTACGACCACTGGCGCTGGCGGATGTGGTTCCCGAGCTGGGTCTGA
- a CDS encoding histidine phosphatase family protein, which produces MAAPDLDCDPGPRDPEEPDPQWSAPDSGTDIPGAHETEQQADAAAAEAAAGLTEGHHEGTAPVGDETTVVHLLRHGEVYNPEKVLYGRLPGYHLSDLGHEMADGVAAHLADHDLGLVVHSPLVRTAETAAPTLARHGLTAVVDPRVIEAGNRFEGRRFRKRLLLDPRRWWWMRDPTKPTWGEPYRAIARRMTAAIEDARDHARGREVLIVSHQLPIWTIRSALEHGRLWHDPRRRQCNLASLTSITFTGDTVTAVDYTEPVAQLYPRASATTGA; this is translated from the coding sequence ATGGCTGCGCCTGACCTCGACTGCGATCCGGGACCGCGCGACCCCGAGGAGCCGGACCCGCAGTGGTCCGCACCGGACTCCGGCACCGACATCCCCGGTGCCCACGAGACCGAGCAGCAGGCCGACGCCGCTGCCGCCGAGGCCGCGGCTGGGCTCACCGAGGGCCACCACGAGGGCACCGCCCCGGTCGGCGACGAGACCACGGTGGTGCACCTGCTGCGCCACGGCGAGGTCTACAACCCGGAGAAGGTCCTCTACGGCCGCCTCCCCGGCTACCACCTCTCCGACCTCGGGCACGAGATGGCCGACGGGGTCGCCGCCCACCTCGCCGACCACGACCTCGGGCTCGTCGTGCACTCCCCGCTGGTCCGCACCGCCGAGACCGCCGCGCCCACCCTGGCCCGGCACGGGCTCACCGCGGTCGTCGACCCCCGGGTGATCGAGGCCGGCAACCGCTTCGAGGGGCGCCGCTTCCGCAAGCGCCTGCTGCTCGACCCGCGCCGCTGGTGGTGGATGCGCGACCCCACCAAGCCCACCTGGGGCGAGCCCTACCGCGCCATCGCCCGGCGGATGACCGCCGCCATCGAGGACGCCCGCGACCACGCCCGCGGCCGCGAGGTGCTCATCGTCAGCCACCAGCTGCCGATCTGGACCATCCGCAGCGCCCTCGAGCACGGCCGGCTCTGGCACGACCCGCGCCGCCGGCAGTGCAACCTCGCCTCCCTGACCAGCATCACCTTCACCGGCGACACCGTCACCGCCGTGGACTACACCGAGCCCGTCGCCCAGCTCTACCCGCGGGCGTCGGCGACCACCGGAGCCTGA
- a CDS encoding DUF202 domain-containing protein produces METGQPRDPGLQPERTRLSAIRTGLALAVSLLLMARLNVDVLGALAWAVAAAGVLAVAAAMLAPGAPGLRVGQRAAAYSAAVVLIAVIELLSLLLR; encoded by the coding sequence GTGGAGACGGGGCAGCCGCGGGACCCGGGGCTGCAGCCGGAGCGGACCAGGCTGTCAGCGATCCGCACCGGGCTGGCGCTGGCCGTCTCGCTGCTGCTCATGGCCCGGCTGAACGTCGACGTCCTCGGAGCGCTCGCCTGGGCAGTGGCTGCCGCCGGGGTGCTCGCGGTGGCGGCGGCGATGCTCGCGCCTGGGGCACCGGGGTTGCGGGTGGGGCAGCGGGCGGCGGCCTACAGCGCGGCGGTGGTACTCATCGCGGTCATCGAGCTCCTGTCGTTGCTGCTGCGCTGA